From the genome of Scytonema hofmannii PCC 7110, one region includes:
- a CDS encoding SDR family NAD(P)-dependent oxidoreductase, with protein sequence MTTTALIVGAGSGLSASLARLFAAEGIKVALAARRIDKLSALSQDIGAMSFACDASKPDEVNQLFNDVEQKLGVPTVVVYNPSLRIAAPLIELDPIEVAKSLEITAYGGFLIAQAAAKRMLTLGGGAIFFTGASASVKGYPQSAPFAMGKFALRGLAQSIARELAPQNIHVAHFIIDGSIRSDTRQEPDDKPDSLLDPDAIAQTYLNILRQPRNAWTWEVELRPWVERF encoded by the coding sequence ATGACAACTACCGCATTAATCGTTGGCGCGGGTAGTGGACTCAGTGCGTCCTTAGCCCGCCTGTTTGCAGCCGAAGGGATAAAAGTTGCTTTAGCAGCACGGCGAATTGATAAGCTCAGTGCATTATCTCAAGATATTGGAGCTATGAGTTTTGCCTGTGATGCTTCTAAACCGGATGAGGTCAACCAACTATTCAATGATGTCGAACAAAAGTTGGGAGTACCAACGGTAGTTGTTTATAATCCTAGCTTGCGAATAGCGGCTCCACTCATTGAACTCGATCCAATTGAAGTCGCTAAATCATTAGAGATTACAGCATATGGAGGTTTTTTAATAGCACAGGCGGCTGCCAAACGTATGTTAACTTTGGGTGGAGGAGCTATTTTCTTTACAGGTGCTTCCGCTAGCGTTAAAGGTTATCCTCAGTCTGCACCTTTTGCAATGGGCAAATTTGCCCTACGAGGTTTAGCTCAAAGCATTGCTCGTGAACTGGCTCCTCAAAATATCCACGTGGCACATTTCATCATTGATGGCTCAATCCGTTCTGATACACGTCAGGAACCAGATGACAAGCCTGATAGCTTGCTCGATCCCGATGCAATTGCTCAAACTTATCTCAACATTTTGCGTCAGCCTCGCAATGCTTGGACATGGGAAGTCGAATTGCGACCTTGGGTTGAGCGATTTTAA
- the sfnG gene encoding dimethylsulfone monooxygenase SfnG: MDIKFAYWVPNVSGGLVVSKIPQRTDWTFDYNAQLAQTAEQVGFDYALAQARFIASYGAEYQLEALTTVAALAPVTQRLKLIAAVHPGLWHPGVVAKMGSTVDFISNGRFCLNVVSGWFKGEFTIYGEPWLEHDERYRRSEEFIRVLKGLWTEDNFLFRGDFYRINGGWVKPRPINQNPHPEIFQGGNSKAARRMAARVSDWYFMNGNTIEGVREQIQEVSALARQEGRQVKFGLNAFILVRDTEKEAYDVLHEIIARADKEAVEGFGVAVKQAGASTHEKEGMWANSNFEDLVQYNDGFKSGLIGTAEQVAEKIRQYYEVGVDLILGGFLHYSDDLAAFGRSVIPLVHEIETNRRTSDYLVSV, translated from the coding sequence ATGGATATTAAGTTTGCGTATTGGGTACCTAATGTGAGTGGGGGATTAGTTGTCAGTAAAATACCCCAGCGCACAGATTGGACTTTTGATTACAATGCTCAACTGGCTCAAACTGCTGAACAAGTGGGATTTGACTATGCCTTAGCACAAGCGCGATTTATTGCCAGCTACGGTGCTGAATATCAATTAGAGGCGCTGACTACAGTAGCTGCTTTAGCACCTGTTACCCAACGATTGAAATTAATTGCCGCAGTTCATCCAGGATTATGGCATCCGGGTGTAGTTGCTAAGATGGGGTCCACAGTTGATTTCATTTCTAATGGTCGCTTTTGTTTGAATGTCGTTAGCGGTTGGTTCAAAGGTGAATTCACGATTTACGGCGAACCGTGGTTAGAACATGATGAACGCTATCGAAGATCTGAGGAATTCATCCGTGTACTCAAAGGTTTGTGGACAGAAGATAATTTCCTCTTCCGGGGTGATTTTTACCGCATTAATGGCGGCTGGGTCAAACCTAGACCAATTAATCAAAATCCACATCCAGAAATTTTCCAAGGAGGTAATTCCAAAGCTGCACGACGCATGGCAGCTCGTGTTTCGGACTGGTATTTCATGAATGGCAACACCATTGAAGGTGTACGAGAGCAGATTCAAGAAGTGTCTGCTCTAGCACGTCAGGAAGGGCGTCAGGTCAAGTTTGGGCTAAATGCCTTTATCTTGGTACGAGACACCGAAAAAGAAGCTTATGATGTGTTGCATGAGATTATTGCCCGTGCAGATAAAGAAGCTGTTGAGGGCTTTGGCGTAGCGGTAAAGCAAGCAGGAGCTTCCACTCATGAAAAAGAGGGAATGTGGGCAAACTCCAATTTTGAAGACTTGGTGCAGTACAACGATGGTTTTAAGTCAGGCTTAATTGGTACAGCAGAACAGGTTGCTGAAAAGATTCGCCAATACTACGAGGTAGGAGTAGACTTGATTCTTGGCGGTTTTCTGCATTATAGCGATGACTTAGCAGCATTTGGTCGTAGTGTGATTCCTCTGGTACACGAGATTGAAACCAATCGTCGTACATCTGACTATTTGGTAAGTGTTTAA
- a CDS encoding SfnB family sulfur acquisition oxidoreductase, with protein sequence MTFVTRTHQKAFVIRDDREAIKIAHELAAEFVKGDSERDKQRQIPLNEVNKYSQSGLWGITVPREYGGSFVSNVTLAEVTKIISEADSSLGQIPQNHLYIVESIRLDGTEDQKRFFFDLILQGKRFGNAFSEIGTKSVNDVQTRLQKSGSGYVLNGRKFYSSGALVADWIPVIARNDDDKTVIAIVESGTPGLTVIDDWSSFGQRSTASGTTIIENVQVSAEQVIPHYLAFERPTTQGPIAQIIQAAVDVGIAKAALRDTIHYVRNYTRPWIDSTVEHGYEDPLSIYNVGHLTIQVHAAEQLLRRSGEYIDRAIADPTDTSVAEASVAVAEAKALATEAAILTTNKLFELAGTKSTLEEYNLDRHWRNARTHTLHDPVRWKYYAVGNYFLNQVNPPRHPWL encoded by the coding sequence ATGACATTTGTAACTCGTACTCATCAAAAAGCCTTTGTGATTCGTGACGATCGAGAAGCAATTAAAATTGCCCATGAATTAGCAGCTGAATTCGTTAAAGGTGACTCTGAGCGAGATAAGCAAAGACAAATACCCCTCAACGAGGTAAACAAGTACTCTCAAAGTGGACTGTGGGGAATTACAGTTCCTCGGGAATATGGTGGTTCTTTTGTGTCAAATGTGACTTTGGCAGAGGTGACTAAAATTATCTCTGAAGCTGACTCTAGTTTGGGACAAATCCCTCAAAATCACTTGTATATTGTGGAATCCATTCGATTGGATGGTACGGAAGACCAAAAGCGTTTTTTCTTTGACTTGATATTGCAAGGCAAGCGATTTGGCAACGCCTTCTCTGAGATTGGCACTAAATCAGTGAACGACGTACAGACTCGCTTACAAAAGTCTGGCTCTGGATACGTTCTTAACGGACGGAAATTCTACTCTAGCGGAGCATTGGTAGCAGACTGGATTCCGGTGATTGCTCGCAATGATGATGACAAAACAGTCATTGCTATAGTAGAAAGCGGTACACCTGGCTTGACTGTCATTGATGACTGGAGCAGTTTTGGACAGCGAAGTACCGCCAGTGGCACGACTATCATTGAGAATGTACAAGTGTCAGCAGAACAGGTAATTCCTCACTACTTAGCATTTGAACGTCCGACAACCCAAGGACCAATCGCCCAAATTATCCAAGCAGCAGTGGATGTCGGTATCGCCAAAGCAGCTTTGAGAGATACAATTCATTACGTTCGCAATTATACCCGTCCTTGGATTGATTCTACAGTAGAGCATGGCTACGAAGATCCGCTATCTATATATAACGTTGGTCATTTAACGATCCAAGTTCATGCCGCCGAACAACTGCTGCGGCGTTCGGGTGAGTATATCGATCGCGCGATCGCAGACCCAACAGATACTAGTGTGGCAGAGGCTTCAGTTGCTGTTGCTGAAGCAAAAGCACTAGCAACAGAGGCTGCTATTTTAACCACCAACAAGCTGTTTGAGTTAGCCGGAACCAAGTCCACCTTAGAAGAATATAACTTAGATCGCCACTGGCGTAATGCTCGAACTCACACTCTACACGACCCTGTGCGGTGGAAATACTATGCTGTTGGTAATTACTTCCTCAATCAGGTGAATCCACCGCGCCATCCCTGGTTGTGA
- a CDS encoding GntR family transcriptional regulator — MSTPLSNRATTTPTLIAEVLRGAIESGELEPGQPLRQEELATRFKVSRIPVRDALKQLETEGLVVIYPNRGAFVADLNPKEILEVYEIRILLEVDALRRALPKLSPLILDRAEAILEQMEREANPVQWSELDDTFHTALYLPAERPKLLELIGQQRTVVNRFYFLNQPLAGSIKQCHLEHRQLLEACRQGNFDNARAALESHLESAAQTVAQNAQQREQNRIQQLRNTLRKKI; from the coding sequence ATGTCTACCCCTTTGTCCAATAGAGCAACTACTACACCTACACTTATTGCTGAAGTATTACGTGGGGCAATTGAATCAGGTGAACTAGAACCAGGTCAGCCCTTGCGTCAAGAAGAACTTGCCACTCGGTTTAAAGTCAGTCGTATTCCAGTACGTGATGCTCTAAAACAACTTGAAACTGAAGGTTTAGTAGTGATTTACCCCAATCGCGGAGCTTTTGTTGCAGACCTTAACCCAAAAGAAATTCTAGAGGTTTACGAGATCCGTATTTTACTTGAAGTGGATGCACTACGCCGTGCTCTACCCAAGCTTAGCCCATTAATATTAGATCGTGCCGAAGCAATACTTGAGCAAATGGAGCGAGAAGCCAATCCAGTTCAATGGAGCGAATTGGATGATACATTTCATACTGCCCTTTACTTGCCAGCTGAACGTCCCAAGCTATTGGAACTAATTGGGCAACAACGAACAGTAGTCAACCGCTTTTATTTTTTGAACCAGCCTTTAGCAGGAAGTATAAAACAGTGTCACCTTGAGCATCGGCAATTATTAGAAGCTTGTCGTCAAGGAAACTTTGATAATGCACGCGCAGCCCTTGAAAGTCATCTTGAAAGCGCTGCTCAAACGGTAGCTCAAAACGCCCAACAACGAGAGCAAAACAGAATTCAGCAATTACGTAATACTTTAAGGAAAAAAATTTAA
- a CDS encoding acetoacetate decarboxylase family protein, whose amino-acid sequence MSKVFGYSMPFSPRGKAGIVASPPWHYVGNFLAIDFWAKPEAVEALLPPGLELSLTNPGRCTANFVDWQFTSDEGDELLDPIRSQYHEFLLLVHANYEGQSVMYCPYIYVDQDASLMRGLIQGYPKKIGSVYTTRTFNIPSKASAPLRSGGVFAGTLAVKDRRLAEGVVQIENEASARPVAVFGSAPVITMRHFPSLEAGRENYPAVYELTRAKPEDTAISEIWQGSASLRFYDTPTEDLKELEPVEVNAGYRYTIAFTLRNNWVVKDLRESCAFQHDT is encoded by the coding sequence GTGAGTAAAGTATTTGGCTACAGTATGCCCTTCTCTCCTCGTGGTAAGGCTGGGATTGTCGCTTCACCTCCTTGGCATTATGTAGGTAATTTCTTAGCAATTGACTTTTGGGCTAAACCTGAGGCAGTAGAAGCTCTATTGCCTCCAGGGCTTGAACTTTCTTTAACAAACCCTGGACGTTGCACTGCTAATTTCGTGGATTGGCAATTTACTAGTGATGAGGGAGATGAACTCCTCGATCCCATCCGCAGCCAATACCATGAGTTTTTGTTGCTGGTTCATGCTAACTACGAAGGGCAGTCAGTGATGTATTGCCCCTACATTTATGTCGATCAAGATGCTTCACTAATGCGCGGATTAATTCAGGGTTATCCTAAGAAGATTGGTTCAGTGTACACCACTCGTACCTTTAATATTCCTTCCAAAGCCTCGGCCCCCTTAAGATCGGGAGGTGTATTTGCGGGGACATTAGCTGTTAAAGATCGACGATTGGCAGAAGGGGTTGTGCAAATAGAAAATGAAGCTTCAGCACGTCCTGTAGCCGTCTTTGGTAGTGCTCCTGTAATTACCATGCGCCACTTCCCAAGTCTAGAGGCTGGGAGAGAAAACTACCCTGCTGTGTACGAACTGACCAGAGCAAAGCCTGAAGATACAGCTATTTCTGAGATTTGGCAAGGCTCGGCTTCTTTGCGCTTTTACGATACACCTACCGAGGATCTTAAGGAGTTAGAACCTGTTGAAGTCAATGCTGGGTATCGCTATACAATAGCCTTCACTCTTCGCAATAATTGGGTAGTTAAAGATTTGCGAGAAAGTTGTGCATTTCAACATGACACTTGA
- a CDS encoding dienelactone hydrolase family protein has protein sequence MRDSEDFRENLLSCLGGDWPEFCPLDPVIEDSIVRKGYRIEKVTYQVELGERVSAYVLIPDRVTSKSPAPGIAVWHQHNNIWTIGKSEPAGFIGDSAHFTGVALAREGYVVLCPDALCFEERQDPILRGGDFERFVFLHYLVNGKSLAWKYILDMRRAIDYLCSRSDVNADAIGCYGHSLGSISTWLVGPWEPRLKCLVGNCSLPTYSAIHRTRLITGFAIVIPGLSQYGDTPDIAALIAPRPLHLNFGAEDRHSPIIEVRKAVETIRKAYEQYGAEDKFTYFIEENQGHVLSERMWKYARSTLLQYLPPN, from the coding sequence ATGAGGGATTCAGAAGACTTTCGCGAAAACCTTCTTAGCTGTCTGGGAGGAGATTGGCCCGAATTTTGTCCGCTCGATCCAGTAATAGAAGACTCAATAGTTCGCAAAGGATATCGAATTGAAAAAGTCACATATCAGGTCGAACTAGGAGAGCGCGTTTCTGCATATGTTCTTATCCCCGATCGCGTGACGTCTAAGTCCCCTGCTCCAGGAATTGCAGTCTGGCATCAGCATAATAACATTTGGACAATAGGCAAGAGTGAACCTGCAGGTTTTATAGGTGACTCAGCACATTTCACAGGTGTAGCCTTAGCACGCGAAGGATATGTTGTACTTTGTCCGGATGCTTTATGCTTTGAGGAACGACAAGATCCTATTCTTCGAGGGGGTGATTTTGAGCGCTTTGTCTTCTTACACTACCTCGTCAATGGGAAGAGTCTTGCTTGGAAGTATATACTGGATATGCGTAGAGCGATTGACTACTTGTGCTCGCGGTCTGATGTCAATGCTGACGCAATAGGTTGCTACGGTCATTCGCTTGGATCTATTTCCACATGGCTTGTTGGTCCATGGGAACCACGACTTAAATGTCTTGTTGGAAATTGTTCGCTACCAACCTACTCAGCAATTCATCGAACTCGTCTTATTACTGGCTTCGCTATTGTTATCCCTGGTTTAAGTCAATACGGAGATACACCGGATATTGCAGCGCTTATTGCTCCTCGTCCTCTACACCTTAACTTTGGCGCAGAGGATAGACACAGTCCAATTATCGAGGTCAGGAAAGCTGTCGAAACTATCAGGAAGGCTTATGAGCAGTATGGGGCGGAGGATAAGTTTACTTACTTTATTGAGGAGAACCAGGGACACGTATTGTCTGAGCGAATGTGGAAGTATGCTCGATCCACACTACTTCAATATTTACCACCAAATTAA
- a CDS encoding 2OG-Fe(II) oxygenase family protein yields MTLTILLSIAMQQSVDKEFSQVPIIDVSALVSGTGDKYTVATQIGQACRECGFFYIIVLTILKQDNAGGLQVRSKSGWVDAPPIPGSFVCNIGDMLDRMTRGLYRSTPHRVLNLSGRDHLSFPFFFDPNFNVEVKPIELKGVMVSDDQNERWDRASVHAFRGTYGDYLLGKVSKVFPELRQTVL; encoded by the coding sequence TTGACCCTAACGATACTCTTATCGATCGCAATGCAGCAATCAGTAGACAAAGAGTTTTCCCAAGTTCCTATCATTGATGTCAGTGCGCTAGTTTCTGGAACTGGTGACAAATACACAGTAGCGACTCAGATTGGACAAGCATGCCGTGAGTGTGGTTTCTTCTACATTATTGTATTAACTATCCTCAAGCAGGATAATGCAGGTGGATTGCAAGTCAGGTCGAAGTCTGGCTGGGTAGATGCGCCACCTATCCCTGGCTCATTTGTATGCAATATTGGAGATATGCTCGATCGCATGACGCGGGGGCTGTATCGCTCAACACCCCATCGCGTATTGAATTTGTCGGGACGCGATCATCTGTCATTCCCATTCTTCTTTGACCCCAATTTTAATGTTGAAGTAAAACCAATTGAACTGAAGGGAGTGATGGTGAGCGACGATCAAAACGAACGCTGGGATAGGGCTAGCGTTCATGCTTTTCGTGGAACTTATGGGGATTATTTATTAGGTAAGGTGTCTAAAGTGTTTCCGGAGTTGCGCCAAACAGTGCTATAA
- a CDS encoding spore photoproduct lyase family protein has product MIANTVSIPKTSSVREPKLWMPERVLFTPAALDEPWGQQILQRLQSYNLPIEELPRNRLTGLRGESERETYDIAKRTLAVVTAPPSSFKLSPIPPSADWQFHIAEGCPAHCQYCYLAGSLQGPPVIRVFANLPQILKNLAAYEQPGKATSYEASCYTDPLGIEHLTGSLAECIRYFGTRERAYLRCVSKFDAVDELLKMQHNGHTRFRMSINAAPVSGRFEGGTASVPSRLMALRRLALPYERGGGGYPVGLVIAPIMLLDDWQSSYDRLFDQISEALDFDCDLTFELISHRFTPGSKEVLQTWYPQSKLDMDEENRSVKRNKFGGTKYVYEADTMKTLRRYFENEIQRRFPKAKTLYWT; this is encoded by the coding sequence ATGATTGCAAATACTGTTTCAATACCAAAAACGTCTTCTGTACGAGAACCGAAATTATGGATGCCAGAACGAGTGTTGTTTACACCAGCTGCTCTTGATGAACCCTGGGGACAGCAAATTCTTCAACGGCTCCAGTCTTACAATTTACCCATTGAAGAGTTACCACGAAATCGCCTCACAGGTTTGCGTGGTGAATCGGAACGTGAAACTTATGATATCGCCAAGCGTACTCTTGCAGTTGTGACGGCTCCACCCAGTTCCTTCAAGCTAAGCCCCATCCCACCATCAGCTGATTGGCAATTCCACATTGCAGAAGGTTGTCCGGCGCACTGCCAATACTGTTACCTAGCCGGAAGCTTGCAAGGTCCACCCGTTATTCGCGTGTTTGCTAACTTACCTCAAATATTGAAGAACTTGGCAGCATACGAGCAACCAGGTAAGGCAACATCTTATGAAGCGAGCTGTTATACCGATCCTTTGGGTATTGAACATCTCACAGGTAGTCTTGCTGAGTGCATTCGTTATTTTGGAACTCGCGAACGCGCCTATTTACGTTGCGTATCCAAGTTTGATGCAGTCGATGAACTTTTGAAAATGCAGCACAACGGTCATACCCGCTTTCGGATGAGTATAAATGCTGCTCCTGTTTCCGGTCGTTTTGAGGGAGGGACTGCATCAGTACCATCACGACTTATGGCATTGCGGAGGTTAGCATTACCATATGAGCGAGGTGGTGGCGGTTACCCTGTGGGTTTAGTCATTGCGCCAATTATGCTTCTAGATGATTGGCAGTCCTCTTACGATCGCTTGTTTGACCAGATAAGTGAAGCGTTAGATTTTGATTGCGACCTCACTTTTGAACTGATTTCGCACCGCTTTACACCAGGGTCAAAAGAAGTTTTGCAAACTTGGTATCCTCAATCAAAGCTAGACATGGATGAGGAAAACCGCAGTGTTAAACGAAATAAGTTTGGTGGAACCAAGTATGTTTATGAAGCTGACACAATGAAGACTTTACGCCGCTATTTTGAAAATGAGATTCAACGGCGTTTTCCAAAAGCCAAAACTCTTTATTGGACTTAG